TCTTGTCACTGCACACGACATTAAAGTCTATCTTTATATGATCAAAGGCTTCTCCGTGAGTCAAGTGAGGCTGGGTCAATAGCGTTTTCTCTAGTTTATCAGCAACCCAGTTCTGGTCAGCCATGTTAGAACCGAATTCCCTTGCACAAGTGTGTTTGGGATTATAGGTCTTAACTTGGTAGCACCCCCTAGCACTGTTCCAGGCACAATAAATCAGCCATGCACATTCAGTTTCGTTGCTATCACTCTTACTCTTCCCTTCAGCCCCATTGATTTTTGGTGCACCTTCTGTAGCCCCTGCTTGCTGACTCACATCTGTAGTGTGTTTTGATCTTGATCCCTCATAATCAGCTTAATACATCAATACGATGTGTTCATCACTTCATATTGTGTCTTTTTCATGTTAAACTCGTATATGTATGCACCACAACACTTATCAGTAACCCATGGGAAACAGTATTAaagaatcaaaaacaacttttatTTCCAGCAACTAATGGTATTCTAACAGAAACAACTACTGCACGATCACACCGTTAAACAATGTCAATAATGATCAACTATATCATCAACATCTTAATCAATAAACTCATCACTATACTAACCTCGACCAGTGGCCGTGGCGAGCGAAACACTCACAGAAAAATTTTTCTGCAATAATGCTGACTCGTTCAAACCCTAGCGTCGACAACAGCAACGAAGGTGGTTGGAGGACTACAGGTTGACGTGGTGGTGGCTTCCTTAGTAAAACCTAGGAGAAGAGAGGGAGTTCAGAGTAATTTTGTTTTGGTGGAGGGAAGGCAAAGAGATGCTTCAGTTTTGATAGACTCTTCCTCTCACAGAACGACGTCGTGCCCTACTCTAAACTGCAGCGTTTTGTATCAATCTGGCTAGGGACTAATTCGTCCGAACGAAATACGTGGAACTTCACGGCTGACTCATCACAGTCACACGACACATCACCTCCTTCCGTTAGTGATTaacagagataaaaaaaaaagatcaatttATCTTACGCTCAaaaacgttgaagaccaacggaatgattaattttagttaaGATTTAAAACGTCCACTCTAAAATTCCTTAGGGACCAATTTGGATATATactctttttaattttactcCAAATTAAACCTTTCATACACTTTTCTTTACcatttccctttccctttccccCTTTTAATTATCTGAAACCACTCTGGTCAGATGTCTCTAAAAAGTAAAAGCCCTTTTCCCTTGTAATTCTCTTGAAACCCCTCCGCTTTATCTCCGAAAGACCAAACCCACACACTCTCATCTCTCAAACACTCGTTTACGGCGCCGGCACTGAACAGACGACGGCCATGGCAGGGAGGCGTCGAGTAACGGAACCACGACAGGTAGAGAGCAACAGAACTGAGGAGGCGAGACGAGCTGCGACCGCGAGAAAGAGCTGCGGCACCAACTGATATGAGGTGGAGATGCGACGATGCGATGGAGCTATGAAGTAGTCAAGCAGCGGAGGAGATAACTCAAATGAAAACTGACAACTTCAAACCTCTGCCACGCTGCGACGACACTCTTGGTATGCCTCTTCCCCCACTCTTCATTTGTAACTGATTCATCTCCACTCACCACCCCGTCTCCACATTCGAATGTCTCAGAATCGCGATGGAGAACTGAGATGGTAGTGACGATGAACCGAGACATTAGCACTGAACAGAGATCAATGGTGTGTATGAATTTTCTGGTTTTgcggttttttttagggtttgttGTTCTGATTTTTGGAGTTCTACAATCTTTTGTAATTTTTGCTTCTTACTATGTtagagttttcttttttattttgcattttgctTTATGATTTTGCATTTTGGGCATAAAACAAATGAAATCATCATGTTTTGTCTTGTTTTCTTGAAAGTTGTGTAGGATATGTGAGATAGTGTTGTGGTTAGGCTTGGTTAAAATTATATGTTGTATATTTGAACCAGAAAGTTAATGTGTTTTGTTGAGGTTAATGCTTCCATTCCTTATAGTACTTTAGTTCTTTTTTAGGATAATTTTGCAAAACTTTAGTATGGAATTGAAACAGAGTTTTAACATACAATTGATGGGCAAGATTTTGTCTTAGCTTAGCTGTTTCAGCAGCAAATTGCTGTAGTCTTGGGCTCTTGGCTAAGAAATTTTTAATTGGTGATCGCTATGCATGCTACCTTTATTGTTtcaaatctaaattttaatacGAGTTTCATCTATTTTGTTGTTTTGGAATAGTATGATGATcatatatattttagtattttaactCAGTTGGTGATCTTATTATTTTGGTTTAATTAATTTCTATTTACACCTTTCTTTTGTGCAAATAAATACCACTGCTTGATGACCTTTGAGAATGATTAAAGTTAAGAAATAAACTAGCTAGAAAAGAGGCTAAGAAATCAAAAACTAGTTGCACCTTTGAAAGACCTTTTTTTAAAACTTCTTAGAAGTGCAAGTATTTTCGCGGCAGCCCTGCTGACCTCTTCCTCATTGGTGGCAGTTCTTCTTCCTTCTAGTATAGCATGTGTTTctgttactttttcttttcttaagttTATTAAGCCTCTGCTAAGTTAACTTAACTTCTAAAGATGCCAATATAGTGAGATCTTTGTTCTTGTTGTTTACTTTGTTAGTTGTTGTTGTTTGGGGATCGGGGTATTTTTTGTGAGggtaaagagaagagaagagaagagatgtTGAACATTAAGAGGGTTCTCAATGCTGTTTCGAATTATCAAAAAAGAGGAGGGGGAGAGGCTACTCACCCTGTAGGAGGATGTGGTTACAGTTGCCTAAAAACTGCTGCATTCAAGGTACATGGAATGGTTCTATCATgcctctttttattatttttgttttatatttgtggtacataaatataaaatgtaTTATCTGCTTATTACTGGTGGATGCTGCTAGTACCGTACTACCGGTTATGTCACTGATAATGCTGCTTGATGTTCGTGTCACTGCTGGTGTTGCTGGCTATTCGGTAACTGCTATAGCTCCTGGTAAGTGTCTATGTTGCCCTTTCTTGCTGAAATTGCAAATGTTCTTGTAATGCAAGTTAGATTTTGAACTATTTGTATAGTTAGTAAAAGCAAATGGGATAGATCTGGTTTGCAATTTGTTGGTTAGATAAATTTGATCCCTTTTTGTCATCGTTCTTCAGTTTGAATATGAAATGGAAGACACAATAGTATAAATTTATGGTTGTTGAATATCCCTTCATGGTTTCTTCAGCTTTATTGCTTAATGCTGAATGCCTTGATTAGTAAATTCAATAGGATTCATTGAGTGCTTATGGTAAGGAATGACTGTGCCAGGTTCTTGATGAATTGGAATACTATTATCTTGgcttcaaaaaatttattttgatgaaATCACTTTTTATCTCCTTTATTTGTTTAAATCTAATGCGTCTAAGTTCAAAAGTACAGTTacattatatttgtatatatagaaTGGGCTCCCCTTACCCCTTCCAATCAATTGTAGTATGAGGAGGCATTATCCTAGTATATAAAAGAGACGATGAAAGGGATTTGTgggatttaattaaaatttgattcaaTTTATAAATTGAGAAGAGTAAGTTTGGGAATGGGTCACATGCTTAGACATATATAAGAGTCTACCTGATTTTGTGGCTTTCTtgctttttttattcttattttttcacGGACTGTGGATAATGTAAAATTAAACATAATTGTTTATGTATTTGTTGTCTCTGTTAGTATTTTCATTTTATATACTCTACATGTATTCTGATATTTGGGATAATCTTGTATCAATGTCTATTTAGGATAATTGGCTTGCCAAAGCTTCCGTAGGAATTCCTATGTTCCATGGCATATtgttcttacttttttttttttttcactgattCTGATTGTTCAACTTCATAGCTTGTGATTTCTTGCTATCAATTGTCCTAGCCACAGTCACGTTTTATATGAATCTTCTTTTATAGGTGTTGGATTATTGCCACTCTCAAGGAATAATGCATTTGGATGCAATGTCACTTAATGTAATGGTTGACCCTAAGCAGCGCAAGCTTCAATTCGCCTAATAGATTGGGAGCTTCCAGAGTTGTATAATAGACACATTACTCTTCCTAAGTCATTAAGCATTTTATAGATACATCTTTTATTATTGCTCTAGTGCTATCCATGCTCCTTTTCATGGACGTTGGTCCAAACTTTGTTTCcattgaataatttttatttattaatattatgagTTTAGGTTacaaatttaaagaatacataatattattatgtattttttattttataatatttgactaatataattaaaaatacattatatatgtaatcatattattaagagatatatttttaaacattactAAATATTAGCTTTTAGAAAAGAAGATTACAATATACataaggaaattaaaaaaaaagggtgaGAAACATAATGTTACACTTATATAGGAGTAACCTATTCTTTTGAATCATGGTAAGCATGGTTGATGAAAAGCATAGCATTTGGTTTTTAGATACATCACTTTAAAAGTAGTTTATTCTAGTctctatacaaaaaaaatatacatatgagAATATGTAACTTAAATAGACGATTCTCACTATAGCGTCTCCAAAAGTTAAATAAGTGTAGTTTTTGACAAATGTTTTTTTGTCATATTTGCTACAATTTTAAGAGTAATTGAatgaatgattttttttgtagtgatatgACTTATTTAATATGAAGATGGTTTCGATGGCCACTGTTGCTATATTGTTGACCCTACAACGAGGGAGCAACAAGTTGCAAATGGGATTAATGTTAAATACGTTTTAATTAGTGTAAGTAAAAGCGGTTAATCCGTGTAATTGGATAACAAAATTTAACAGGaaaataatatttgttttaaCATTAAACAATGCAAGGACACAACATAAGTGGCCAGCCACACACTCACCAAAGAAGATGACACTACAAGAGATTTCTAACACAAATCTTCTAAAAAATGAATTTGGATCTTTTAAATTGAGGAGAATGATAAAGtgataaaataagacattaattattgttgaatttataACATCATTATTTGTGAGTCCACTGTCTTAATTTAAAAGTGATTAACTCTTcactttattattttactaacTCCCTCATTTTAGAGGAGTTTGATCCTTCTAAAATAAGTCGATTCTTTTaaaactatttaaataaataGTTCTGTTATATAGCCAAGTCTTTTTGGTAATCAAATCTAATTAAGTTAGTTTAAgcctaacaaaaattaatttcattagTGAGAGCGTGAATACACACTCCAACTATCCCTACTAACGCAAATATTTGTATCCTGTGTTCtccctcttcctttttctttacattcctccttctt
The sequence above is drawn from the Arachis hypogaea cultivar Tifrunner chromosome 4, arahy.Tifrunner.gnm2.J5K5, whole genome shotgun sequence genome and encodes:
- the LOC112796712 gene encoding uncharacterized protein, whose product is MKTDNFKPLPRCDDTLESRWRTEMVVTMNRDISTEQRSMLLLFGDRGIFCEGKEKRREEMLNIKRVLNAVSNYQKRGGGEATHPVGGCGYSCLKTAAFKYRTTGYVTDNAA